The proteins below come from a single bacterium genomic window:
- a CDS encoding purine-nucleoside phosphorylase, whose protein sequence is MGDLYQRLTEAAEVLNRLTGRDAHDVVAVLGSGLGGYPDTLDGAVAVPYSEIPGFPQPSAPGHAGTAYSLEMGGNRVLLYSGRVHHFEGYSPTEIVFPVRAAIMAGARKVVLTNASGGCTPGIDPGDLVLLTDHINPTGLGPLRGDNDERLGTRFPDMTDVYSPSLRRKAVAAASSVGISMHEGVYMWWRGPMFETPAEIRMAITLGADLIGMSTVPEAIAARHMGAEVLGISLCTNRAAGLAGRKITGEEVIETAGRAAGDLRALFDALLPSL, encoded by the coding sequence ATGGGCGATCTGTACCAGCGTCTCACGGAGGCGGCGGAGGTCCTCAACCGGCTCACCGGGCGGGACGCCCACGATGTGGTGGCCGTGCTGGGCTCGGGTCTCGGCGGCTATCCCGACACCCTCGACGGGGCGGTGGCGGTCCCGTACTCGGAGATACCTGGCTTCCCGCAACCATCTGCACCCGGGCACGCCGGCACGGCCTACTCCCTCGAGATGGGCGGCAACCGGGTGTTGCTCTACTCGGGCCGGGTCCATCACTTCGAGGGCTACAGCCCGACCGAGATCGTCTTTCCGGTGCGAGCGGCCATCATGGCCGGCGCCCGCAAGGTGGTCCTAACCAACGCCTCCGGTGGATGCACGCCCGGCATCGATCCCGGCGATCTCGTACTCCTGACCGACCACATCAACCCGACCGGTCTCGGCCCCTTGCGCGGCGACAACGATGAACGCCTCGGAACCCGGTTCCCCGACATGACCGACGTGTACTCGCCGTCGCTGCGCCGGAAAGCCGTCGCCGCCGCCTCCTCGGTGGGGATCTCAATGCATGAAGGTGTCTACATGTGGTGGCGCGGGCCGATGTTCGAGACCCCGGCCGAGATCAGGATGGCCATCACTTTGGGCGCCGACCTGATCGGGATGTCCACCGTGCCGGAAGCCATCGCCGCTCGCCACATGGGCGCGGAAGTGCTGGGAATTTCGCTGTGTACCAACCGGGCCGCCGGGTTGGCCGGCCGCAAGATCACCGGCGAGGAGGTCATCGAGACGGCCGGCCGGGCAGCCGGAGATCTCCGGGCGCTCTTCGACGCCCTGTTGCCTAGTTTGTAG
- a CDS encoding nucleoside phosphorylase: protein MAELTPILRVDPDEVPERVLVMGDPARAELASRRLEGRRLLGSFREYVTYGGTHRGVDVAVASHGVGSPGAVIVFEELSRAGVRRIIRTGTCGGLAVEVEDGDLVIVTGAIRADGVTDAMVPAPFPALASVDVVTAIRRAVASTEHHSHEGVVLTHSLFYPGEVLGGDLEFWHRAGAIAVEMECAALFVNGSLNSVTTGAVLVADGNPLHREEGGYDPHRQVVYDAVEAMIDIGLDALIDG from the coding sequence ATGGCTGAGCTGACCCCGATCCTTCGGGTGGATCCGGATGAGGTGCCCGAGCGGGTGCTGGTGATGGGCGATCCCGCCCGGGCGGAGCTGGCCTCCCGGCGCCTCGAGGGCCGTCGCCTGCTGGGCAGCTTCCGGGAGTACGTGACCTACGGAGGGACCCATCGAGGCGTCGACGTGGCCGTGGCTTCGCACGGCGTGGGATCGCCGGGAGCGGTCATCGTGTTCGAGGAGTTGAGCCGCGCCGGCGTCCGCCGGATCATCCGGACCGGAACCTGCGGGGGTCTCGCCGTCGAGGTCGAGGACGGCGATCTCGTGATCGTCACCGGCGCCATCCGCGCCGACGGTGTCACCGACGCCATGGTCCCCGCGCCCTTCCCGGCGCTCGCTTCGGTAGACGTGGTCACCGCGATCCGCCGGGCGGTGGCATCCACCGAGCACCACTCCCACGAGGGCGTGGTGCTCACCCACTCGCTGTTCTATCCGGGCGAGGTTCTCGGAGGCGACCTGGAGTTCTGGCACCGGGCGGGCGCCATCGCGGTCGAGATGGAGTGTGCCGCCCTGTTCGTCAATGGCTCGCTCAACTCGGTGACCACCGGGGCGGTGCTGGTGGCGGACGGCAATCCCCTACACAGGGAGGAGGGTGGTTACGATCCGCACCGCCAGGTGGTCTATGACGCGGTGGAGGCGATGATCGACATCGGACTGGATGCCCTCATCGACGGCTGA
- a CDS encoding bifunctional aldolase/short-chain dehydrogenase: MDDRWDDAEAAAFEGPLGECVYGSRLLGSDPFLVLHGGGNTSVKAPFHDITGRTIDALYVKGSGWDLATIEAPGFTPLPVDRLQDLLSLDWLSDPDMMRELSAARLDPAAPQPSVETLLHAFLPYRAVQHSHADVIVTLTNLADGEGRIREVFGGDVLVVPYVMPGFDLARLVVEIWRDQPHEGATGMVLLNHGLFTFGDTTKEAYGRHIELITRAEEWLDARAPLAPSQDEAGLPPAAPVALARLRNQISAAAGKPMIMTRHTNAAASRFVGRSDLESLANRGPLTPDHVIRTKRFPMVGTDVDAYVDRYCRYFEENRHRARTELTMLDPAPRVVVDRELGLLTVGETAKASGIAADIYQHTMPVLERAEDHLGGYVALEAGHLFDCEYWDLEQAKLRRAGRPPEFAGMVAVVTGAASGIGRACAAALLSRGCAVVGLDRDGAVVRAFNGPAWLGVAVDVTDGAAQQAAIDAGVQRFGGIDIVVPAAGVFGKAQPVGELDEDRWRATLSVNADAVATLLAAVHPFLACSPVGGRVVVIASKNVAAPGRGAAAYSASKAAVTQLARVAALEWADDGIRVNLVHPDGVFDTGLWDEGLIAERAAAYGLSEAEYRTRNLLSAEVTSAAVARVVTELCGDVFAVTTGAQVPVDGGNERVV; encoded by the coding sequence ATGGATGACAGGTGGGACGACGCTGAGGCGGCGGCATTCGAGGGGCCGCTGGGCGAGTGTGTCTACGGATCCCGCCTGCTGGGGAGCGACCCCTTCCTCGTGCTGCACGGCGGCGGCAACACATCCGTCAAGGCGCCCTTTCATGACATAACCGGACGCACCATCGACGCTCTCTACGTGAAGGGCTCGGGGTGGGACCTGGCCACCATCGAAGCGCCGGGCTTCACACCCCTGCCCGTCGACCGGCTCCAGGACCTGCTGTCGCTCGACTGGCTCTCCGACCCGGACATGATGCGGGAGCTGTCCGCCGCCCGGCTCGACCCGGCCGCCCCGCAACCTTCGGTCGAGACCCTGCTGCACGCCTTCCTGCCCTACCGGGCCGTCCAGCACAGCCATGCGGACGTGATCGTCACCCTCACCAACCTGGCCGACGGGGAGGGGCGGATCCGGGAGGTATTCGGAGGCGACGTGCTGGTGGTGCCCTACGTCATGCCCGGCTTCGACCTGGCCCGGCTGGTGGTGGAGATCTGGCGCGATCAGCCGCACGAGGGCGCCACCGGAATGGTTCTCCTCAACCATGGCCTGTTCACCTTCGGGGATACCACGAAGGAGGCATACGGCCGCCATATCGAGCTGATCACCAGGGCCGAGGAGTGGCTCGACGCCCGCGCCCCGCTGGCGCCTTCCCAAGACGAGGCGGGTCTCCCTCCGGCAGCGCCGGTAGCGCTGGCCCGGCTCCGCAACCAGATCTCGGCTGCGGCAGGCAAGCCGATGATCATGACCCGCCATACGAACGCCGCGGCGTCCCGCTTCGTGGGCCGGTCCGACCTGGAGAGCCTGGCGAACCGGGGCCCGCTCACTCCCGACCACGTCATCCGGACCAAGCGGTTTCCCATGGTGGGCACCGATGTGGACGCCTACGTGGACAGGTACTGCCGCTACTTCGAGGAGAACCGGCACCGCGCCCGGACCGAGTTGACCATGCTCGATCCGGCGCCGCGGGTGGTGGTGGACAGGGAGTTGGGTCTTCTGACCGTGGGCGAGACCGCCAAGGCCTCCGGGATCGCTGCCGACATCTACCAGCACACCATGCCCGTTCTAGAACGCGCCGAGGACCATCTGGGCGGGTACGTGGCGCTGGAGGCGGGCCATCTGTTCGACTGCGAGTACTGGGATCTGGAGCAGGCCAAACTGCGCCGGGCGGGCAGGCCTCCGGAGTTCGCCGGCATGGTGGCGGTGGTGACCGGAGCCGCTTCGGGCATCGGCCGGGCCTGCGCTGCGGCCCTGCTGTCGAGGGGCTGTGCGGTGGTCGGTCTGGACCGTGACGGAGCGGTGGTGCGCGCCTTCAATGGCCCGGCCTGGCTGGGCGTGGCGGTGGACGTCACCGACGGCGCCGCCCAGCAGGCGGCGATCGATGCGGGGGTGCAGCGGTTCGGAGGCATCGACATCGTGGTGCCGGCGGCCGGGGTGTTCGGCAAGGCCCAGCCGGTCGGCGAGCTCGACGAGGACCGGTGGCGGGCGACCCTGTCCGTCAACGCGGACGCCGTGGCCACCCTCCTCGCCGCGGTCCATCCCTTCCTGGCCTGTTCCCCGGTGGGAGGCCGGGTGGTTGTGATCGCATCCAAGAACGTCGCCGCTCCCGGCCGCGGCGCGGCTGCCTACTCCGCGTCGAAGGCGGCCGTCACCCAGCTGGCCCGGGTGGCGGCTCTCGAGTGGGCGGATGACGGGATCCGGGTCAACCTGGTCCACCCGGACGGGGTGTTCGACACCGGACTCTGGGACGAGGGTCTGATCGCCGAGCGGGCCGCTGCCTACGGGCTCAGCGAGGCCGAGTACCGGACCCGGAACCTGCTGTCCGCCGAGGTGACGTCTGCCGCGGTCGCCAGGGTGGTGACCGAGCTGTGCGGGGATGTGTTCGCGGTGACCACGGGAGCGCAGGTCCCCGTGGACGGCGGCAACGAACGGGTGGTCTGA
- a CDS encoding putative quinol monooxygenase, producing the protein MAGALTAVARVRAVPGSEETVRDALIAMVAPTREEEGCLVYRLHEVGSEPGLFCFVALWRSEADLDAHLDEPHIADGLAAIADHTESVVVTRMTRIA; encoded by the coding sequence ATGGCGGGCGCTCTCACAGCCGTAGCCCGGGTGCGGGCCGTTCCCGGATCGGAGGAGACCGTACGGGACGCGCTCATCGCGATGGTCGCGCCCACCCGCGAGGAAGAGGGTTGCCTCGTTTACCGGCTCCACGAGGTCGGCAGCGAACCCGGGCTCTTCTGCTTCGTCGCCCTCTGGCGTAGCGAAGCCGACCTCGACGCGCACCTCGACGAACCCCACATCGCCGATGGCCTGGCCGCCATTGCGGACCATACCGAGTCGGTGGTGGTCACCCGGATGACCCGCATCGCCTGA
- a CDS encoding SDR family NAD(P)-dependent oxidoreductase: MNATSLEGRAYLVTGAAGGIGEGIARAIVEAGGMVALVDVDLDGARATARRVGSTGTSSAAFRADVSDADEVESAVESTVQHFGRIDGAVNNAGVVTLDEAWEATGPDWNHQLEINVTGSFLVAQAVGKRLKASGGGSIVNVASNCGKVGYRNMAAYNASKSAVLGLTRSLSMEWAEHGINVNAVCPGGVDTPMLAGVAEWLSPRLDIPSDELLGSMGPAQLGRRITPMEVGRVIAFLLSDAAHIIRGQAINVDGGDTWY; the protein is encoded by the coding sequence GTGAACGCGACCAGCCTCGAGGGCCGGGCCTACCTGGTGACCGGGGCGGCCGGCGGGATCGGGGAGGGGATCGCCCGAGCCATCGTCGAGGCCGGCGGGATGGTGGCGCTGGTGGACGTTGACCTGGACGGCGCCCGAGCGACGGCCCGCAGGGTCGGGTCGACCGGGACATCGTCCGCCGCCTTCCGGGCCGACGTGTCCGATGCGGACGAGGTCGAGTCGGCGGTGGAGAGCACGGTGCAGCACTTCGGCCGCATCGACGGCGCGGTCAACAACGCCGGGGTGGTGACGCTCGACGAGGCCTGGGAGGCCACCGGTCCCGACTGGAACCACCAGCTCGAGATCAACGTCACCGGGTCGTTCCTGGTCGCCCAGGCTGTCGGGAAGCGGCTCAAGGCCTCGGGCGGGGGCAGCATCGTCAACGTGGCGTCCAACTGCGGCAAGGTGGGTTACCGCAACATGGCCGCCTACAACGCCTCCAAGTCGGCGGTCCTCGGCCTCACCCGGTCCCTGTCCATGGAGTGGGCCGAGCACGGCATCAACGTCAACGCGGTCTGCCCGGGCGGGGTCGACACCCCCATGCTGGCCGGGGTGGCCGAGTGGCTCTCGCCCCGGCTCGACATCCCGTCCGACGAGCTGCTGGGATCGATGGGGCCGGCGCAGTTGGGCAGGCGCATCACCCCGATGGAGGTGGGCCGGGTGATCGCCTTCCTGCTGTCGGACGCGGCGCACATAATCCGGGGCCAGGCCATCAACGTGGACGGCGGCGACACCTGGTACTGA
- a CDS encoding SDR family oxidoreductase, whose amino-acid sequence MPGSSSGAPASGPLGAPDELISLDGRVVAVTGAGGNIGAGIAARMAAAGATVVSHTRSSPAEPITGRSGRPGLVVTADLTDSGAPRLLVDTALERYGRLDGLVNNAAIQTVAGFAELTDSEWSEMIATNLTATHRLTQAAAAAMAAQESGGSIVHIASIEGSYPAPGHGHYSVSKAGMIMQARAAAQTYGGAGVRVNVVSPGLISRPGIEDAWPDGVGRWEKACPLGRLGTREDIGDACVFLCSDLARWITGAELVVDGGVMANPTW is encoded by the coding sequence ATGCCAGGGAGTAGCTCCGGCGCGCCGGCGTCGGGCCCCCTGGGGGCGCCGGACGAGCTGATCTCCCTGGACGGCCGGGTGGTGGCCGTGACCGGCGCCGGGGGCAACATCGGGGCCGGTATCGCCGCGAGGATGGCCGCGGCCGGCGCCACGGTGGTCTCCCACACGCGGTCCTCGCCGGCCGAGCCCATCACCGGCCGCTCCGGACGGCCCGGGCTGGTGGTGACCGCCGACCTGACCGACTCCGGCGCGCCGCGCCTCCTCGTCGACACGGCTCTGGAGCGTTACGGCCGGCTGGACGGCCTGGTCAACAACGCCGCTATCCAGACGGTGGCCGGCTTCGCCGAACTGACCGATAGCGAATGGTCGGAGATGATCGCCACCAACCTCACTGCCACCCACCGGCTGACCCAGGCCGCGGCGGCCGCGATGGCCGCCCAGGAATCGGGAGGGTCGATCGTCCATATCGCCTCCATAGAGGGGAGCTACCCGGCGCCCGGGCACGGGCACTACTCGGTTTCCAAGGCCGGGATGATCATGCAAGCACGGGCCGCGGCCCAGACCTACGGCGGCGCCGGGGTCCGGGTCAACGTGGTCTCTCCCGGCCTGATCTCCCGTCCCGGCATCGAAGATGCCTGGCCGGATGGGGTAGGGCGCTGGGAGAAGGCCTGCCCGCTGGGGCGCCTCGGCACCCGCGAGGACATCGGGGACGCCTGCGTGTTCCTCTGCTCCGACCTGGCCCGGTGGATCACCGGTGCGGAGCTGGTGGTGGACGGCGGCGTGATGGCCAATCCCACCTGGTGA
- a CDS encoding cupin domain-containing protein, which yields MTGAEVAELLGLAPLPSEGGMWAQTWRDQNGTAIYYLMQPDDFSALHRLDGPELWHHYAGHPVEMLLLEPDGGARRLLLGDDLAAGERPFVAVPGGVWMGAGTTGDWSLVGTTMAPPYHEEGFELGTYSELVGLYPDAADLIARYARE from the coding sequence GTGACCGGCGCCGAAGTGGCCGAGTTGCTGGGTCTGGCGCCGTTGCCGTCCGAGGGGGGAATGTGGGCCCAGACCTGGCGGGACCAGAACGGCACCGCCATCTACTACCTGATGCAGCCGGACGACTTCTCGGCCTTGCATCGACTGGACGGGCCGGAGCTCTGGCACCACTACGCAGGCCATCCGGTGGAGATGCTGTTACTCGAACCGGACGGCGGGGCCAGACGGCTGCTGCTCGGCGACGACCTGGCGGCGGGGGAGCGCCCCTTCGTGGCGGTTCCCGGAGGAGTGTGGATGGGCGCCGGAACGACCGGAGACTGGTCGCTGGTGGGAACTACCATGGCGCCGCCCTACCACGAGGAGGGATTCGAGTTGGGTACCTACTCCGAGTTGGTCGGCCTCTACCCGGACGCAGCCGACCTCATCGCCCGTTATGCCAGGGAGTAG
- a CDS encoding amidohydrolase — protein MDRYQADLLITMSEGRTPISQGVVDVEGGRVVWAGPASEAPDQAGAPVHRIDGILMPGLVNLHAHTPMILLRGAGEGLPVDRWLHEVMWPREGRLTPDDVRVGMLMGAAELLSNGVTTSSEMYFFGESVAQGAAEAGLRCVVAAPIIEDAQLDLMGTWQQQLEEMVATRDRWASNELIEVGLGPHAAWSVSRECLEMVIGIAREQDMLVHIHVAEQEWEDAAVRELSGGLSAPAYLESLGMLEARVLAAHCVWLSDEDMEIFGRHGVGAAHCPCSNSKHGSGLARVEEMIRAGIKVGIATDGPASHHRLDLFEEMRTAIRLARIHRGDAAFMPPHEALHMTTAGAADAIGRSDLGRLEPGSRADMVQLSPSESALHPVVTDEDDPVSRLVWSGSPRAVRSVWVGGEQVVSEGRVLTVDVDKVTAEVTERARWLAK, from the coding sequence ATGGACCGCTACCAAGCCGATCTGCTGATAACCATGTCCGAGGGGCGGACCCCCATCTCGCAAGGGGTGGTGGACGTGGAGGGGGGACGGGTGGTCTGGGCCGGCCCCGCTTCGGAGGCGCCCGACCAGGCCGGGGCGCCGGTACACCGGATCGACGGCATCCTGATGCCCGGACTCGTCAACCTCCACGCCCATACCCCGATGATCCTGCTGCGCGGCGCCGGAGAGGGGCTGCCGGTGGATCGGTGGCTCCACGAGGTCATGTGGCCCCGGGAGGGGCGCCTGACCCCCGATGACGTGAGGGTGGGGATGCTGATGGGCGCAGCCGAGCTCCTCTCCAACGGCGTCACCACCTCATCCGAGATGTACTTCTTCGGGGAGTCGGTCGCTCAGGGGGCTGCCGAGGCGGGCCTCCGGTGCGTGGTGGCGGCTCCGATCATCGAGGACGCCCAGCTCGACCTGATGGGCACCTGGCAGCAGCAGTTGGAGGAGATGGTCGCCACCCGGGACCGGTGGGCATCAAACGAGCTGATCGAAGTGGGCCTGGGTCCTCACGCCGCCTGGTCGGTGTCACGGGAGTGCCTGGAGATGGTGATCGGGATCGCCCGCGAGCAGGACATGCTGGTTCACATCCACGTGGCTGAGCAGGAGTGGGAGGACGCGGCGGTGCGGGAGCTGTCCGGTGGCCTGTCGGCGCCCGCCTACCTGGAGTCGCTGGGCATGCTGGAGGCAAGGGTGCTGGCCGCCCACTGCGTGTGGCTGTCGGACGAGGACATGGAGATATTCGGCCGCCACGGAGTGGGGGCGGCCCATTGCCCTTGTTCCAACTCCAAGCACGGCTCGGGCCTGGCCAGGGTCGAAGAGATGATCCGGGCCGGGATCAAGGTGGGGATCGCCACCGACGGTCCGGCCTCTCATCACCGGCTCGACCTGTTCGAGGAGATGCGCACCGCCATCCGGCTGGCCCGGATCCACCGGGGGGACGCAGCCTTCATGCCACCCCACGAGGCGCTCCACATGACCACGGCCGGGGCCGCCGACGCCATCGGGCGCTCCGACCTGGGCCGGCTCGAGCCGGGTTCCCGGGCCGACATGGTGCAGCTGTCACCGTCAGAGTCGGCTCTGCATCCGGTCGTGACGGACGAGGACGACCCGGTGTCGCGCCTGGTGTGGTCGGGGTCGCCCCGGGCAGTCCGCTCGGTCTGGGTGGGCGGGGAGCAGGTGGTCAGCGAGGGCCGGGTGCTTACCGTGGACGTTGACAAGGTGACGGCGGAGGTGACCGAGCGCGCCCGGTGGCTGGCCAAGTGA
- the mtnA gene encoding S-methyl-5-thioribose-1-phosphate isomerase, translating to MQQLGDRPLDWIDGGVSMVDQTRLPDHYEVMRIETVPDMVAAIRRLSVRGAPAIGVAGALGVALAIRAHGTSGPDFDRAILSLREARPTAVNLARMVDRVAPLAAQGLDRVLAEALAIRDEEIAASVSMGEYGADLVTGLVTERAASRAMTICNTGGLATIERGTALAVIQTLHERGTLAEALALETRPLLQGARLTAWELARMGAPHRILVDSAANFMLARRQADVVLTGADRIAANGDTANKIGTFSLALGARYAGVPFIVVAPESTVDMDTPGGDAIPIEDRDAGEVVSVRDRATAPANTDAANPAFDITPHALITAIVTDRRVVRIDRGDSLRSVPLGELRRPATE from the coding sequence ATGCAGCAACTCGGTGACCGTCCGCTCGACTGGATAGACGGCGGCGTCTCGATGGTCGATCAGACCAGGCTTCCCGACCATTACGAGGTGATGCGGATCGAAACAGTCCCCGACATGGTGGCCGCCATCCGCCGCCTGTCCGTACGGGGCGCCCCCGCCATCGGCGTGGCCGGAGCCCTCGGGGTGGCGCTGGCCATCCGGGCCCACGGGACGTCCGGACCCGACTTCGACCGGGCGATCCTCTCCCTTCGGGAAGCCCGACCCACCGCGGTGAACCTGGCCCGCATGGTGGACAGGGTGGCCCCCCTCGCCGCGCAGGGCCTGGACCGTGTGCTGGCCGAGGCGCTCGCCATCCGGGACGAGGAGATCGCCGCATCCGTGTCCATGGGAGAGTACGGGGCCGATCTCGTGACCGGGCTGGTCACCGAGCGGGCAGCATCCCGGGCGATGACGATCTGCAACACCGGGGGGTTGGCGACCATCGAGCGCGGTACCGCACTGGCGGTGATACAGACCTTGCACGAGCGGGGCACGCTCGCGGAGGCTCTGGCGCTCGAGACCCGGCCGCTCCTCCAGGGCGCCCGCCTCACCGCCTGGGAGTTGGCCCGCATGGGCGCTCCCCACCGGATCCTGGTCGACTCGGCCGCCAACTTCATGCTGGCCCGGCGTCAAGCCGACGTGGTGCTCACCGGCGCCGACCGGATCGCCGCCAACGGGGACACGGCCAACAAGATCGGAACCTTCTCCCTGGCTCTCGGCGCCCGGTACGCCGGGGTCCCCTTCATCGTGGTCGCCCCGGAGTCGACCGTGGACATGGACACTCCCGGGGGTGACGCCATCCCCATCGAGGACCGGGACGCCGGAGAGGTGGTGTCCGTCCGGGATCGTGCTACCGCTCCTGCGAATACCGACGCCGCCAACCCCGCCTTCGACATCACGCCGCACGCCCTGATCACCGCGATCGTGACCGATCGGCGGGTGGTCAGGATTGATCGAGGTGATAGCCTCCGGTCGGTGCCGCTCGGGGAGCTTCGCCGACCGGCCACTGAGTAG
- a CDS encoding BMP family ABC transporter substrate-binding protein, whose protein sequence is MSRPLKILVLILALAVVGAACGDSGDDAPATTAAPATTAAPATTAAPATTAAPTTTMAPEDPISLIYVTPNPMGVNSFLILGEVGTRRAAERHGGTWKTFESIDDTTRRANIEAAIDEAPDVIVLTTFTLTEMADEYSKANPDQQFILIDSCPDEPAPNLHCGVFREHEGAYLLGVMAGHLSEAKKIGSVVALDIPFFKRWWESFWVGAQSVDPSIENSAVFIAGDNPFSDPARAKELALSLAAQGLDHIFAVGAGSNGGVFEAAAEAGFVSYGVDINQCPEAPGYIVDNNMKLVDAVVDQLIEQVLAGTAGPMVAFGLAEGGTGVMALHPDLATSECLIADHPDIVAEVEKVAAGIIDGSIVVTDPLFG, encoded by the coding sequence ATGTCCAGACCCCTGAAGATCCTGGTGCTCATTCTGGCACTGGCCGTAGTGGGGGCCGCCTGCGGGGATTCCGGCGACGACGCGCCCGCCACCACGGCCGCGCCCGCCACCACAGCCGCGCCCGCCACCACAGCCGCGCCGGCCACCACAGCCGCGCCGACCACCACGATGGCGCCCGAGGACCCGATCAGCCTGATCTACGTGACCCCCAACCCGATGGGCGTCAACAGCTTCCTGATCCTGGGCGAGGTCGGCACCAGGCGGGCAGCCGAGCGCCACGGCGGTACCTGGAAAACCTTCGAGTCGATTGACGACACCACCAGGCGGGCCAACATAGAGGCAGCCATCGACGAGGCTCCGGACGTGATCGTGCTCACCACCTTCACGCTGACGGAGATGGCGGACGAGTACTCCAAGGCCAACCCGGACCAGCAGTTCATCCTCATCGACTCCTGCCCGGACGAACCGGCCCCCAACCTCCACTGCGGTGTGTTCCGCGAGCACGAGGGCGCCTACCTGCTAGGCGTTATGGCCGGCCACCTGTCGGAGGCGAAGAAGATCGGCTCCGTAGTGGCTCTCGACATCCCCTTCTTCAAGCGCTGGTGGGAGAGCTTCTGGGTCGGCGCCCAGTCGGTGGATCCCTCGATCGAGAACTCGGCGGTGTTCATCGCCGGCGACAACCCGTTCTCCGACCCGGCCCGGGCCAAGGAACTGGCCCTCTCGCTGGCCGCGCAAGGACTGGACCACATCTTCGCCGTGGGCGCCGGTTCCAACGGCGGTGTGTTCGAAGCGGCGGCGGAAGCCGGATTCGTGTCCTACGGCGTGGACATAAACCAGTGTCCGGAAGCCCCCGGGTACATAGTCGACAACAACATGAAGCTCGTGGACGCGGTGGTCGACCAGCTCATCGAACAGGTGCTGGCCGGTACTGCCGGGCCGATGGTCGCCTTCGGTCTGGCCGAGGGTGGCACCGGCGTGATGGCCCTCCACCCCGACCTTGCCACCAGCGAGTGCCTGATTGCCGATCATCCGGACATCGTCGCGGAGGTTGAGAAGGTCGCTGCGGGGATCATCGACGGCTCGATCGTCGTAACCGATCCGCTGTTCGGCTGA